The following proteins are co-located in the Streptomyces sp. DT2A-34 genome:
- a CDS encoding MerR family transcriptional regulator has protein sequence MRIGELARRTGVSERSLRYYETQGLLRAERTPGGHRDYPEAAVDRVVRIQELFAAGLHSSRIVQLLPCMRDADGGPSAVATPRLVEDLTAERDRIDRLIADLVRSRETLNEVIEAARES, from the coding sequence ATGCGGATCGGGGAACTCGCCCGGCGCACCGGCGTGAGTGAGCGGTCGCTGCGCTACTACGAGACCCAGGGCCTGCTGCGCGCCGAGCGCACCCCGGGCGGGCACCGCGACTACCCCGAGGCGGCCGTGGACCGGGTCGTCCGGATCCAGGAGCTGTTCGCCGCCGGGCTGCACAGCAGCCGGATCGTGCAGTTGCTGCCCTGCATGCGGGACGCCGACGGCGGCCCCTCCGCCGTCGCCACGCCCCGGCTGGTCGAGGACCTCACCGCCGAACGCGACCGCATCGACCGCCTGATCGCCGACCTCGTCCGCTCCAGGGAGACCCTGAACGAGGTGATCGAGGCGGCGCGGGAAAGCTGA
- a CDS encoding VOC family protein — MAPIARLYTVAIDCPDPRALARFYADVGGGTPEDDDPDWVVLQIPDGPRLAFQPAPGYTPPEWPRADRNSQQFHLDFDAGSTWEEVDAAEEKVLKLGARLLHADDKEDWRVYADPAGHPFCLCRIEHP; from the coding sequence ATGGCACCCATCGCCCGCCTGTACACCGTCGCCATCGACTGCCCCGACCCGCGCGCCCTCGCCCGCTTCTACGCCGACGTCGGCGGCGGGACACCCGAGGACGACGACCCCGACTGGGTCGTCCTGCAGATCCCGGACGGGCCACGGCTCGCCTTCCAGCCGGCGCCCGGGTACACCCCGCCGGAGTGGCCGCGGGCCGACCGCAACTCGCAGCAGTTCCACCTCGACTTCGACGCCGGGTCCACCTGGGAGGAGGTCGACGCGGCTGAGGAGAAGGTGCTGAAGCTGGGGGCGCGGTTGCTGCACGCCGACGACAAGGAGGACTGGCGGGTCTACGCCGATCCGGCGGGCCATCCGTTCTGCCTCTGCCGGATCGAGCACCCGTGA
- a CDS encoding VOC family protein codes for MAIAELGAVVLDCPDPRALADFYARVLGGNVEGEGDWVDLKVPGGQSLAFQAVPGFVPPQWPAPDHSQQFHLDLTVADLDAAEEGVLALGAKPLDAEDRSRTFRVYADPAGHPFCLCAC; via the coding sequence ATGGCCATCGCCGAACTGGGCGCCGTCGTCCTGGACTGTCCCGACCCCCGTGCCCTCGCTGACTTCTACGCGCGCGTGCTCGGCGGAAACGTCGAGGGCGAAGGAGACTGGGTGGACCTGAAGGTGCCCGGCGGGCAGTCGCTGGCGTTCCAGGCCGTCCCCGGGTTCGTACCGCCGCAGTGGCCGGCGCCCGATCACTCGCAGCAGTTCCATCTGGACCTGACCGTCGCGGACCTGGACGCGGCCGAGGAAGGCGTACTGGCACTGGGGGCGAAGCCGCTGGACGCCGAGGACCGTTCGCGGACCTTCCGGGTTTACGCGGATCCGGCCGGGCACCCGTTCTGTCTGTGCGCCTGCTGA
- a CDS encoding CGNR zinc finger domain-containing protein: MSERSPAPGGLELVESLVNTLDIESGADSLDTAEGRARFGLAEEDIPGARELRESLRVALLAHAGHPPHRAVTPLGELLAAGPLVVAVDAGDGSATLAPAEEGPLASRVAAAIARALVEGTWNRLKACEAVDCHWAYYDRSPGGRGRWCSMQVCGARAKMRRYRAK; this comes from the coding sequence ATGAGTGAGAGATCGCCCGCGCCCGGGGGCCTGGAGCTGGTCGAGTCCCTGGTCAACACGCTGGACATCGAGTCGGGTGCCGACTCGCTGGACACGGCGGAGGGCCGGGCACGCTTCGGGCTGGCCGAGGAGGACATACCTGGAGCGCGGGAGCTGCGCGAGTCCCTGCGGGTGGCTCTGCTCGCGCACGCGGGGCATCCGCCGCATCGTGCCGTGACGCCGCTGGGTGAGCTGCTGGCGGCGGGCCCGCTGGTGGTCGCGGTGGACGCGGGTGACGGTTCGGCGACACTCGCCCCGGCCGAGGAGGGGCCGTTGGCCTCGCGGGTGGCGGCGGCGATCGCCCGGGCCCTGGTCGAGGGCACCTGGAACCGGCTGAAGGCCTGCGAGGCCGTCGACTGTCACTGGGCGTACTACGACCGCAGCCCGGGGGGCCGTGGTCGGTGGTGCTCCATGCAGGTGTGTGGGGCGCGGGCGAAGATGCGGCGGTATCGGGCCAAGTGA
- a CDS encoding plastocyanin/azurin family copper-binding protein produces MRAARRAVQGTVLALAVPSVLSVLVGLLLVLPAGRASAATYRVAMSGHAFSPATLTVTAGSTVTWTNQDTASHDAKTTSAPAAFHSPMLNKGGSWSFTFTTPGTCAYYRTVHPNMTARIVVEAAAPAPTHDHSGTGSSTGQHTSGHHASQPSRTAATRSPTPSPARSIPSPSHQAAAQSPAPSSTPTATPSPAPQAQIAASPTRRLDPLLVLTGIVAGVSVLCLLLVGSRASRPREEET; encoded by the coding sequence GTGAGGGCGGCACGGCGAGCGGTCCAGGGGACCGTCCTCGCCCTGGCCGTACCGTCGGTCCTGTCCGTCCTGGTCGGGCTGCTGCTCGTGCTGCCGGCCGGCCGGGCCTCGGCGGCGACGTACCGGGTTGCCATGAGCGGGCACGCGTTCAGCCCCGCGACCCTGACCGTCACCGCCGGTTCCACGGTCACCTGGACCAACCAGGACACCGCCTCGCACGACGCGAAGACCACGTCGGCTCCGGCCGCCTTCCACTCCCCCATGCTGAACAAGGGCGGAAGCTGGAGCTTCACCTTCACCACGCCGGGGACGTGCGCCTACTACCGCACCGTCCACCCGAACATGACCGCCCGGATCGTGGTCGAGGCGGCAGCACCGGCACCGACGCACGACCACTCGGGTACGGGGTCATCGACGGGACAACACACGTCCGGTCATCACGCGAGCCAACCGAGTCGTACAGCGGCAACACGCTCACCGACCCCCTCGCCCGCACGGTCCATACCGTCACCGTCGCACCAGGCCGCTGCACAGTCCCCGGCACCGTCATCCACGCCGACGGCCACCCCATCCCCAGCACCGCAAGCCCAGATCGCCGCCTCGCCAACCCGCCGACTGGATCCCTTGCTGGTCCTGACCGGGATAGTGGCAGGGGTCTCGGTCCTGTGCCTTCTGCTGGTGGGCTCAAGGGCGTCCCGGCCCCGCGAAGAGGAGACCTGA